Genomic window (Staphylococcus debuckii):
ATGGGTGGCGAGAATTCCACTATTAATATGGCAAACAAACCGCCGACTGTAGTTATGATGGTTGGTTTGCAAGGTGCAGGTAAAACAACCACTGCAGGTAAACTTGCACTCTTAATGCGTAAGAAATATAATAAAAAACCATTGCTTGTGGCAGCTGATATCTATCGTCCAGCTGCAATCGACCAATTGGAAACAGTAGGTAAACAGCTCAATCTACCTGTATATAGCGAAGGCGATCAAGTCAAACCGCAACAAATTGTTGAAAACGCCTTGAAATATGCGAAAGAAGAACATTTAGACTTTGTTATCATTGATACAGCCGGTCGTCTGCACATTGATGAAACATTGATGAATGAGCTGACTGATGTTAAAGAAATTTCCAAACCTGACGAAATCATGTTAGTTGTCGATGCGATGACAGGTCAAGATGCAGTGAATGTGGCACAATCATTTGATGATCAATTAGATGTAACAGGTGTAACATTAACTAAACTTGACGGCGATACACGTGGTGGTGCTGCACTATCTATCCGTTCTGTAACTGAAAAACCTATTAAATTCGTAGGTATGAGCGAAAAAATGGATGGACTTGAAGTATTCCATCCAGAACGTATGGCTTCTCGTATCTTAGGCATGGGTGATGTGCTCAGCCTAATTGAAAAAGCACAACAAGATGTCGATGAATCTAAAGCTAAAGATTTAGAGAAAAAAATGCGTACGTCTTCACTTACCTTAGATGATTTCTTAGAACAATTGGATCAAGTGAAGAACTTAGGTCCATTGGATGAAATTATGAAAATGATTCCTGGTATGAACAAAATGAAGGGAATGGATAAGCTGAATATGAGCGACAAACAAATTGACCATATTAAAGCGATTATCCAATCCATGACATTGGCAGAACGTGAACGACCAGAAATCTTAAATGTGTCACGTAAGAAGCGTATTGCGAAAGGTTCAGGACGTTCGTTACAAGAAGTGAACCGTTTAATGAAACAATTTAATGATATGAAGAAAATGATGAAACAATTCTCTGGTGGCGGCAAAGGTAAAAAAGGCAAACGCAGCCAGATGGAAAATATGTTAAAAGGTATGAATTTACCGTTTTAATAGTAGAAGAGATGGAACATATTAACGTTCCATCTCTTATTTTTTAGGTTAAATAACGTGGAAAATTTAGACGATATATTACAGAATTGAGTGAATTTTAAATGGTAAAGAAAAAACTCTTTACAAACCTCTAGCTTACTGTTATTATTATTCCTTGTAGAAAAGAAAACAAAGATTTAAAGGAGAGAATTAAAACATGGCAGTTAAAATTCGTTTAACACGTTTAGGTTCAAAAAGAAATCCATTCTACCGTATCGTAGTAGCAGACGCACGTGCT
Coding sequences:
- the ffh gene encoding signal recognition particle protein is translated as MAFEGLSDRLQATMQKIRGKGKVTEADIKAMMREVRLALLEADVNFKVVKSFIKTVSERALGSDVMQSLTPGQQVIKIVQDELTELMGGENSTINMANKPPTVVMMVGLQGAGKTTTAGKLALLMRKKYNKKPLLVAADIYRPAAIDQLETVGKQLNLPVYSEGDQVKPQQIVENALKYAKEEHLDFVIIDTAGRLHIDETLMNELTDVKEISKPDEIMLVVDAMTGQDAVNVAQSFDDQLDVTGVTLTKLDGDTRGGAALSIRSVTEKPIKFVGMSEKMDGLEVFHPERMASRILGMGDVLSLIEKAQQDVDESKAKDLEKKMRTSSLTLDDFLEQLDQVKNLGPLDEIMKMIPGMNKMKGMDKLNMSDKQIDHIKAIIQSMTLAERERPEILNVSRKKRIAKGSGRSLQEVNRLMKQFNDMKKMMKQFSGGGKGKKGKRSQMENMLKGMNLPF